Proteins from a single region of Ananas comosus cultivar F153 linkage group 3, ASM154086v1, whole genome shotgun sequence:
- the LOC109707338 gene encoding LOW QUALITY PROTEIN: pullulanase 1, chloroplastic-like (The sequence of the model RefSeq protein was modified relative to this genomic sequence to represent the inferred CDS: inserted 1 base in 1 codon; substituted 1 base at 1 genomic stop codon), translating to MKGSEVPTNDGMPVGYALSPTETVNYVSAHDNETLFDIVSLKTPVELTVDDRCRINHLASSIIALSQGVPFFHAGDEILRSKSLDRDSYNSGDWFNRFDFSYETNNWGIGLPPREKNENNWPLIKPRLXQPSFKPEKRHILAALDNFVDLLKIRYSXPLFRLGTANCIQERVRFHDTGSSWVHGAIIMSIEDGHDGKPGITQLDPIYSYIVVVFNACPSEVSIEVPALRSRPLELHPVQLKSVDELVKKSTYEAVAGRFTVSQRTTAVFVEVRGTP from the exons ATGAAAGGATCGGAAGTTCCGACTAATGATGGAATGCCAGTTGGGTATGCTTTGTCCCCCACGGAAACG GTCAACTACGTGTCTGCTCATGACAATGAGACTTTGTTTGATATTGTCAGCTTGAAG ACTCCAGTGGAACTCACTGTAGATGACAGATGTAGGATTAATCATTTGGCCTCAAGCATCATAGCATTGTCCCAG GGAGTACCATTTTTCCATGCTGGTGATGAGATATTGCGGTCCAAATCACTTGATCGTGACTCGTATAACTCCGGTGATTGGTTTAACAG GTTCGACTTCAGTTATGAAACAAACAACTGGGGTATCGGACTTCCGCCAAGAGAAAAGAATGAGAACAACTGGCCTTT GATCAAACCACGGT GCCAACCATCCTTCAAGCCTGAGAAACGTCACATTCTTGCTGCACTTGATAATTTTGTCGACCTTTTGAAGATCAGATACTCCTAACCACTTTTTCGTTTGGGGACAGCAAATTGCATTCAG GAACGAGTTCGATTCCATGACACAGGTTCGTCATGGGTCCATGGAGCAATCATTATGAGCATTGAAGATGGACATGATGGAAAACCAGGCATTACCCAATTAGATCCAAT CTACTCCTATATTGTAGTTGTCTTCAATGCATGCCCATCTGAAGTCTCTATAGAAGTTCCTGCGCTCAGGTCGAGACCACTTGAATTGCACCCTGTGCAG CTGAAATCGGTGGATGAGTTGGTAAAAAAATCAACGTATGAGGCGGTCGCCGGTCGCTTCACTGTTTCTCAGAGAACCACAGCAGTTTTTGTTGAAGTTCGGGGCACTCCTTAA